The genomic window ATTTCAGTAGAAGCCACTTCTAATTGCTGTTGTAAACGAGTAATTTCGCCACTATAATAAGTAGAATTTTGAGACTGTTGACGACATTCTTCTAATGCTTGTTGATACTGCTGAACTTGATGACGAATATTGGCTAATTCTTGTTGGGTTTGTTCAACAAGATTGTTCGCTTGTTTAACTAAACTTTGTTGTTTTCTTAAGGCGTTCCAAATTGGTGGAGTTAGTTCTGTTTTCTCCTGTTTAATCTTATTTGCAGTTTTCAAGAAAACATCTGCCATAATATCTGCCATCTTTGACCAAGAAAATTGTTGAATTTGCTCAAATCCTGCCTTAATTAATTGTTGCCGAATCTCAGGATTTTGCACTTTATAAAGGGCATCCATTAAGTCACATTCATTAGATTGTTCAACATATAAAGCAGCATCTCCTGCGACTTCAGGAATGGAAGAATGGCAACTGGTAATCACAGGACAACCACAGGCCATTGCTTCTAAAATAGGTAAGCCAAATCCTTCATATTTAGATGTACAAATATAAACCAATGCACCTGAATAAGCTCTTTTTAATTCTTCATCTTCTAAGGGTAATACATGGGTAGTGACATCTTGAGAAAGCTGAACTAATTCGGGTTCTAATTCTGATTTTCCTCCCACACACACAATAGAAAATTCTTTTTTATTAACCAGTTTTGAGAAGGTTCTAAATAAATAAATAGCATTTTTATAACTATTAACTCCCATTCTTTCCCCTACTAACAGCACATAAGGTTTATCAATATTGTACTTCTGTTTAAAATTATCAATTTCTTGATCACTCGCTGGAGAAAAAACTGATTTCAGTCCACAATGAGCAACTGTTACGTTATCAGGTGAAATATGGGGAAAGAACTTGGTTAAATCATAGGCTGTATTTTCAGATATGGTAATGTAGCTAGAAGCGTGCATAATACCATAGTGTTTTTCTCGCCAACCAACATTATCTAAATCTACTCCCATCACCTCTGGAATCATATCATAGCCCATAAAAACTGATGGGGTAGATAGGGGTATGGTGTAATAAGTTGAAATGAATAAATCGGCCCCCTTTTCATCACAAATTTCCTGGAGCATTCGAGAATCTACATCAGTTTGGGTATAGTCAAAAGCGGGAACAGGACGATAGCGAATATTGGGAATTCTGGGGGCTGTTCCTGCACGATCTAAAACAATGATATGCTGATAAAATCCATTTTCTGACCAGCATTCTAATAAGCTTTTCCAAACTTGTGCAATACCAGAATTAGCAAATTGGAAGAAGACTCCATCAATAACAATTTGAGGAAATGGTTTTTTAAGACTCATCGTTTTTTCTTGAATTTCTTGAGAAGTTAGAAAATGCCATGTTTGATCATTTGTATTTCTTTGCATCAAAGGAACAATACCACAAATATCAGCCGGTTCAGCAATGGTATTGTCGCTTACCCATGATAAATAATCTTTGAGAAATACGGGAAAATCTGTTGCTTCTTGCAAATCTTTCCATTCTTGCAGAGCATTTTCATAACCATAATAGCTTTCTTTAAAGTCTAGTTGATCAGGAGTCACATAAGCAAAATGCTGAAAAAGTAACCCATATTTTTCAGTTTCTTTGTGTAAAAAGGGATTAATCTTTGCTACATCTTGAATTTGACCATCGGGTTGAGAACGGACTAATCTTGGGGGTTCATGAGCTTCCCAACTATCTCCTGGTTGAAAACGCCACACTCTTAACCATTCTTGATGAGGATTTTGTGTGTAACAATAACGACTACTAATGATCAGTTTTTCTCCTACAAAATACCAGCACCAAAAATAAGCAGATGTTTTCTCAGGATGCTTATTAAATAGTTCTTTTGCTTGAATAATTTGCTCCACTGTCCATAACTCATCGACATCAATTTGCCACAGAAGACAGTCTTCTTTAATATTAGTTAAAGGCGCATTAACCATTTCTCGTTTACCGTCCCAAAACTGCCCTTTTTGTTTGCGGTAAATGGTAATATTATCGGGATATTGCTGTTGTAAATTATCTAAATATTCCGTTGTTCCATCAACACTACATCCTTGATTATGAATCTTCTCTAAAATTTCTCCTCCTGCTGCTAAACTCCAAGCTGTATCATGTCTTAATTCTGCTACTCCTTCAATAATATGCCAATGCCATTTAAAAGGAAGTTGTCGTAAAACATTAATATGATATTCAATGAAAGGCTGTCCATTTAAAACAATGGTAAAAAAGTGAATGGGTTGCTCCTCTAAGGGGGTGACTGGAGGTTGATAAATAGACAAAGAATCAACTCTGATAAAAATAGAATAACCATTACGAAGGGTAGGATTATGCTGAATCAATTTATAGTTAGGATCAGATAATAAGCGATGATGACTTTGCCAATTTTTGTAAGTACAAATATCATCTAAAAGAATAATTTTTGCGCCGTAAACTTGATCTAATTCTACCGCTCCTGTAAACTCAGATCCATCAATTAATACCAGATCAAATTGTTGTATATTATTTTCTTGTTTGATGATTTCAATACCATTTTCAGCCACTTCAGCATCTTTGACGTAATCAATATCTTGACGCAACCAACCTAAAACTCTATCTAGGGGATATTCATTCAAGGGTGTTTGATAAGAGTCATAAAATTGAGTAACCGTTGCTTCATCAGGAAATTGATTAATTGCAATGGAAGAGACATTATAACATTTAACAAATGAATCATTAAGATAATAATTTTTTAAAGCATTAAAACGAGTTTGAGAAACTTCCATACAAAATAAAGTAGGTTGGTTGGGATTTTCTCTTAACCCTTTAACAAAAGCTTCTGTACTTCCTTGTCCTGAAGACGAACCTATTTCTAACACAGTTTTAATGTGACTATAACGAGCAATTTCTTGAATCGCTTGATAAAAATCGTCATTTTTGATTTCAGGATCAATAATAAAATTAAGTTCTGATTTTGTTGTGTTAGTTGTCATAATTGTAGTTACCTAAATAATGATTAAAAGATTGGAGAATTTAAGATATAGATTTTTTTAATTGTTCCTGTAATTTGTGATTTTCTTTTTCTAGGGTTTGATATTTTTCTTCTAACATTGAATACTGCTCTTGAAAATAATCTCTACTTTCTTCAGTAGCAGCTAACCATTCCCTTAAATTAATCACAAACTCTTGATATTTCAAAATCCTTCGTTTCATCCAGTAGGGAGTTTGATACAGGGGATGTTGATTTTGAATACGATAAGATTCAGGAACAGAAATTTTAATTTGACTAGATAATCCCCCTAAATAGTAAGAACTAATTAATCTAGGATAATAACTTAATTTAACGGTTTCATGACTAGCTAATCTTAAAAACCATTCGTAGTCTGATGATATTTGATAATTCTCATTAAAAAATCCCACCTTCGAGAAAAAAAGGTCAGCCTTAGAAAAACTTGCTTGATGAGGAAGACAACCACAAACTAATTCATCAAGAACCTTTTCTGGAGGAGGGGGATTAACATTAATTAAACGCCCCGAAGGATAACGAACTTCTAAATCTCCATAAATAAATTCAGAAGAAGGATGTTCTATTATATAGTTGGCCACATCAGAAATGACACGATTATCAACAAAATAATCATCAGCATTAATAAAGCAGAGAAAGTCTCCAGTTGAATACCTGATTGCCTTATTCATTGCTGAATAAATACCCTCATCAGGTTCACTAATAAACTTAGCAATTTTTCCTAGATATTTTTCAATGATTGAGATTGTGTTATCTTGAGAATCACCATCAATAATAATATATTCAAGGTTAGAATAATCTTGATTCACAACACTCTGTATTACTTTCTCTATGAAGTTCTCAGCATTCCTACAAACAGTAATGACTGAGATTCTTATTTTGTTTGAGTTAAGCATTGCTCCAAGGTTAGTTTAGCTTTGTCATATCATGTTCAGATGAATGAATATTTGTCAACTGTAAATGTTGGTTTGTTCTACAAGCTTGAAGCCATTAAGTATTGGCCCGCCCTAGCTTTCAGTAATAACAAAGAGAAGGGAACTTATTGGTTAGCTCCTACCTCATTAAGATAAAAAAGACTGACTTTCTTAATAAATGTTTCATCAGTTATGTAAAGTTAGGATATGCTATTGGGAGTTAAATGATTGTGAGGAGTGTTTTCATGGATTGTAGCTCAATCATCAAACAGATAGAAGATGATCGCAACATCTGTGCTGGAGATGATCCTAGACGGTTAGAACATTTTGGCTTTAAAGTATATTCTCAATCTGATGAAGATGGGATCATAGAAGAAATTTTTAATCGAATCGGTATTAAATCAAAGATTTTTGTTGATTTTGGTGCCGAAAGAGGAGAAGAGAATAATAGTCGCTATCTTTTAGAAAAAGGATGGACTGGTTTATGGATAGAAGCGTCCCCAGATTATGCACAATACCTTCGTTCTCTTCATGAGGAAGCGATTAGGGAAGGTCGGTTAAAGTTTATTGAAGCTGCAGTTACCGCAGAAAATATTAATGAGTTAATGAGTCGGGCTGGTATTACAGGAGAAATTGATTTTCTTTCAGTGGATATCGATGGTAATGATTATCATGTTTATGATGCTATTTCGGTGATACAACCAAGGGTGGTTTGTTTAGAGCATAATCACTGTTACCCACCACCGAAAGAATGGGTTATGCCTTACGATCCTAACCATCGTTGGACAGCAGGGTCTAGTTATTATGGTGCTTCCATTGCTTCCTTTGAAAAGCTGGCCCGAAGTAAAGGCATGATCTTAGTGGGTTGCGGTTTATATTCCCCGAATGGATTTTATGTACGAGAAGATTTAGTTAATGATAATTTTTCTGGACCATTTAATTGTGAAAGATTTTTTAACCGATTAGATTATGAGAAAATTGTTAGTTTTCCTCGTAAAGAATTGAAACAAACCGAAGAAATTGAAGTCCCTCAAACCCAAGAAATAACAGAAGAAGATTATAAAACGAAGTGGATAGAAGCTGAAAAGCAACTTAAGGAAGCACAAGAAGAAATCGAAGCGATG from Crocosphaera subtropica ATCC 51142 includes these protein-coding regions:
- a CDS encoding glycosyltransferase, with protein sequence MLNSNKIRISVITVCRNAENFIEKVIQSVVNQDYSNLEYIIIDGDSQDNTISIIEKYLGKIAKFISEPDEGIYSAMNKAIRYSTGDFLCFINADDYFVDNRVISDVANYIIEHPSSEFIYGDLEVRYPSGRLINVNPPPPEKVLDELVCGCLPHQASFSKADLFFSKVGFFNENYQISSDYEWFLRLASHETVKLSYYPRLISSYYLGGLSSQIKISVPESYRIQNQHPLYQTPYWMKRRILKYQEFVINLREWLAATEESRDYFQEQYSMLEEKYQTLEKENHKLQEQLKKSIS
- a CDS encoding glycosyltransferase, which codes for MTTNTTKSELNFIIDPEIKNDDFYQAIQEIARYSHIKTVLEIGSSSGQGSTEAFVKGLRENPNQPTLFCMEVSQTRFNALKNYYLNDSFVKCYNVSSIAINQFPDEATVTQFYDSYQTPLNEYPLDRVLGWLRQDIDYVKDAEVAENGIEIIKQENNIQQFDLVLIDGSEFTGAVELDQVYGAKIILLDDICTYKNWQSHHRLLSDPNYKLIQHNPTLRNGYSIFIRVDSLSIYQPPVTPLEEQPIHFFTIVLNGQPFIEYHINVLRQLPFKWHWHIIEGVAELRHDTAWSLAAGGEILEKIHNQGCSVDGTTEYLDNLQQQYPDNITIYRKQKGQFWDGKREMVNAPLTNIKEDCLLWQIDVDELWTVEQIIQAKELFNKHPEKTSAYFWCWYFVGEKLIISSRYCYTQNPHQEWLRVWRFQPGDSWEAHEPPRLVRSQPDGQIQDVAKINPFLHKETEKYGLLFQHFAYVTPDQLDFKESYYGYENALQEWKDLQEATDFPVFLKDYLSWVSDNTIAEPADICGIVPLMQRNTNDQTWHFLTSQEIQEKTMSLKKPFPQIVIDGVFFQFANSGIAQVWKSLLECWSENGFYQHIIVLDRAGTAPRIPNIRYRPVPAFDYTQTDVDSRMLQEICDEKGADLFISTYYTIPLSTPSVFMGYDMIPEVMGVDLDNVGWREKHYGIMHASSYITISENTAYDLTKFFPHISPDNVTVAHCGLKSVFSPASDQEIDNFKQKYNIDKPYVLLVGERMGVNSYKNAIYLFRTFSKLVNKKEFSIVCVGGKSELEPELVQLSQDVTTHVLPLEDEELKRAYSGALVYICTSKYEGFGLPILEAMACGCPVITSCHSSIPEVAGDAALYVEQSNECDLMDALYKVQNPEIRQQLIKAGFEQIQQFSWSKMADIMADVFLKTANKIKQEKTELTPPIWNALRKQQSLVKQANNLVEQTQQELANIRHQVQQYQQALEECRQQSQNSTYYSGEITRLQQQLEVASTEIEAMKTSKFWKLRGKWFSVKQKLGLPIDDV